In the Paenibacillus sp. FSL H7-0357 genome, one interval contains:
- the qoxD gene encoding cytochrome aa3 quinol oxidase subunit IV: MMKQLFPIRHVMGYLASLVLSAAALVVIYGDLSDGANMAVLLITALIQASLQLFVFMHIGESADTKKELYINIAYALFVGLVTIFGTLFIFVWGWYA; this comes from the coding sequence ATGATGAAGCAACTGTTCCCAATTCGCCATGTGATGGGTTATCTGGCCTCTCTGGTCCTTTCTGCCGCTGCGCTGGTTGTCATCTATGGTGATCTGTCCGATGGGGCAAATATGGCGGTTCTGCTGATTACAGCCCTTATCCAGGCTTCCCTGCAGCTCTTCGTATTCATGCATATCGGGGAATCCGCAGATACCAAGAAAGAGCTTTATATCAATATCGCTTACGCTTTGTTCGTCGGATTGGTTACCATCTTCGGAACCCTGTTCATCTTCGTATGGGGCTGGTACGCTTAA
- a CDS encoding methyl-accepting chemotaxis protein → MRHLKVKYKMALLVVIVVAILIGLGLTGITSTQKMAKRSQETYSGNLQPIYLVTELRANNRSIESFLLEALLTKETVKSKELTEGIKQNIAKNNELLEQLKLIAFKDTEISNKINEYMSLLPDYRTQRDNIIQLANKNLNSEGYQIFSGVSFSESRKLMVGLLDDTARLLLEDASEHNVLTLADAKTSSTVSTILITAALILCILISIIITRLITKPLKELQGLMKRAEEGDLTVAASYTAKDEIGQINLSFNSMLDSLKVMMQGVSESAEMLSASSEEMSASAEQTARASQMIAETSNEIAVGFDVQVENISRTTASVQNMTEDIAAVERSGNEMAELMAGAAVSTDRGAEAVERILAQMKEIDSSVASSQRIVSNLGNLSGEISTIITTINAVATQTNLLSLNASIEAARAGEHGRGFAVVAGEIRKLAEATGSSSLQITGIITDIQQQTASAVDSMALGTQLVSEGLAQSEVVSQAFEEIQHSINDAVRQTEGIREAVGHVSKESQAVSQAMEHANEISRKGAGEVQDTSAASEEQLSAMGEMSLSAQYLATLAEDLQKELAKFKL, encoded by the coding sequence ATGAGACATTTGAAAGTGAAATATAAAATGGCACTGCTTGTGGTAATTGTCGTTGCTATACTGATCGGTTTAGGACTAACGGGCATTACCTCCACCCAAAAAATGGCCAAGCGATCCCAAGAGACCTATAGCGGGAATTTGCAGCCGATTTACCTGGTTACGGAGCTGCGGGCCAACAACCGGTCGATTGAGTCTTTTTTGCTGGAAGCTTTGCTTACCAAGGAAACCGTCAAGAGCAAAGAGCTGACCGAGGGGATTAAGCAAAACATTGCAAAAAACAATGAGCTGCTGGAGCAATTGAAATTAATTGCCTTCAAGGATACTGAAATCAGCAATAAAATCAACGAGTATATGTCGTTGCTGCCGGATTACCGGACACAGCGCGATAATATCATTCAGCTTGCCAATAAGAATCTTAATAGTGAAGGCTATCAAATTTTCTCGGGTGTGTCCTTTAGCGAGTCCAGGAAGCTGATGGTCGGTCTGCTGGATGACACAGCCCGGTTGCTTTTAGAGGATGCTTCTGAGCATAATGTGCTTACTTTAGCCGACGCTAAGACTTCCTCAACTGTGAGCACGATTCTGATTACTGCCGCCTTGATTCTCTGTATTCTGATCAGTATTATAATCACCCGGCTGATTACGAAGCCGCTCAAAGAATTGCAGGGATTGATGAAGCGGGCTGAAGAGGGGGATTTGACCGTAGCTGCATCCTATACAGCCAAGGATGAAATCGGCCAGATCAACCTTTCCTTCAATTCGATGCTGGATAGTCTGAAAGTGATGATGCAAGGGGTCTCGGAAAGTGCGGAGATGCTGTCGGCCTCGTCGGAGGAAATGAGTGCCAGTGCAGAACAGACCGCACGCGCTTCGCAGATGATCGCCGAAACCTCGAATGAAATAGCCGTGGGATTTGATGTCCAGGTCGAGAACATCAGCCGCACGACAGCATCCGTGCAGAACATGACGGAGGATATTGCCGCCGTCGAGCGCAGCGGCAATGAGATGGCTGAACTGATGGCCGGGGCTGCTGTCTCGACAGACCGCGGCGCAGAAGCTGTTGAGCGGATCCTTGCACAGATGAAGGAAATTGACTCTAGTGTTGCATCGAGTCAGAGAATAGTCAGCAATCTGGGCAATCTGTCCGGGGAGATCAGTACGATTATCACAACCATTAATGCAGTCGCCACCCAGACGAATCTGCTTTCGCTGAATGCGTCAATCGAAGCGGCCAGAGCCGGAGAGCATGGCCGGGGCTTCGCTGTTGTTGCCGGAGAGATCCGCAAGCTGGCGGAGGCCACAGGAAGCAGCTCGCTGCAGATTACCGGAATCATAACTGACATTCAGCAGCAAACCGCCAGTGCGGTAGATTCAATGGCACTGGGAACACAACTGGTATCAGAGGGTCTTGCGCAGAGTGAAGTGGTCTCGCAGGCGTTTGAGGAAATACAGCATTCAATTAATGATGCCGTCCGGCAGACGGAAGGCATCAGAGAGGCTGTCGGGCATGTCTCAAAGGAATCGCAGGCCGTATCACAGGCCATGGAACACGCCAATGAGATTTCCCGCAAAGGCGCGGGGGAAGTGCAGGATACAAGTGCTGCCAGTGAGGAACAATTGTCTGCGATGGGGGAAATGTCACTTTCTGCCCAGTATCTTGCCACACTTGCCGAGGACCTGCAGAAGGAACTGGCCAAGTTCAAACTCTAA
- a CDS encoding ECF transporter S component, whose protein sequence is MARFRLPLLIALGVFLAGLALTSALKDRHYMLLSLVLLAAALLPLFIRLERRPLESRELVLLAVLSAIAAVSRVPFAALPSVKPVSAIVILSAYVFGAEAGFIIGAVAALVSNIYFGQGPWTPWQMFAWGMAGLTAGWLRNTWWMKKRGGLLLFGFIWGFLFGWIMNIWYIISLPDAFSWGLVLSAYVSSFYFDLAHALSNVFFLAILAGGWTKVLERFRKKYGLLQE, encoded by the coding sequence ATGGCAAGATTCCGGCTTCCGCTGTTAATTGCTTTAGGTGTATTTCTGGCCGGTCTGGCACTTACGTCAGCGCTGAAGGACCGTCATTATATGCTGCTCAGCCTCGTGCTGCTTGCAGCGGCATTGCTGCCGCTGTTTATCCGGCTGGAGCGGCGTCCGCTGGAATCGCGGGAGCTGGTGCTGCTGGCCGTGCTGTCGGCAATCGCTGCAGTCAGCCGGGTTCCTTTTGCCGCGTTGCCGAGTGTGAAGCCAGTGTCTGCTATTGTCATTTTATCCGCTTATGTCTTTGGGGCTGAGGCTGGCTTTATCATCGGGGCAGTAGCCGCGCTTGTATCCAATATTTATTTCGGGCAAGGTCCATGGACGCCCTGGCAGATGTTTGCCTGGGGGATGGCGGGCCTGACGGCGGGCTGGCTGAGGAATACCTGGTGGATGAAGAAACGAGGCGGCCTGCTTCTCTTCGGCTTCATCTGGGGTTTTTTGTTCGGCTGGATTATGAATATCTGGTACATTATCAGCCTGCCGGATGCATTTAGCTGGGGGCTTGTGTTATCCGCATACGTCTCGAGCTTTTATTTCGATCTGGCCCATGCCCTGTCCAATGTATTTTTCCTGGCAATTCTGGCCGGTGGCTGGACCAAGGTGCTGGAGCGGTTCCGCAAGAAATACGGGCTGCTGCAGGAATGA
- a CDS encoding MFS transporter, which translates to MSIRMRKAFSFTAIVLGFFMALLDTTIINIALPEMTRQFGGSVSQISWVINGYNLAFAVFILTASRLADQFGRKKIFIIGVVLFTVTSLLAGFASSLGMLIGLRVLQGLAGAIIVPVTIPLTTTTFPKEMHGLIIGIWGAVSGVAAASGPALGGIITQNLNWQWIFFVNVPLGVLSVVLTCLFIQESRDDTAGRSIDYGGTLGITGAMFFITYALIKVQDYGWNSRMTLLLLAAGVLFLVFFFLTQWKGKEPMLPLSLLRIPPFNGATLTMLFVGAGLMNISLLTSFFLTRMMGMTELRAGLVLSMIAVGSIVSSALSGPLSNKYGSQLFGAVGMIMMAGAMYSLSGLHADSTIPEVLIRLVVAGIGTGFTMAPVMSSAVRNVPEEKVGISSGITNMAKSLGGVIGVAIIVTVLQQNTSDGLHAASVRAVKAVEKDAVLQPFLKTVIADAAGSLANVESSPAETSEKVLKEAELAAARLAPSDQQAFAADRSRQTREMELVLSRAGEDMKHEAEQAYSRTYVLASLIMLPGAVFALFSDKRRKRKGAGVPGELTLPQQ; encoded by the coding sequence TTGAGCATCAGAATGCGTAAGGCTTTTTCTTTTACGGCAATTGTTTTGGGTTTCTTCATGGCGCTGCTGGATACGACGATTATAAATATTGCCTTGCCTGAAATGACGAGGCAATTTGGCGGCAGCGTATCGCAAATTTCGTGGGTGATTAATGGTTATAATCTGGCGTTTGCTGTATTCATTCTCACGGCTTCAAGACTGGCCGACCAATTCGGACGGAAGAAAATATTTATCATCGGCGTGGTGCTGTTTACTGTGACCTCGCTGCTCGCGGGCTTTGCTTCTTCACTTGGGATGCTCATTGGATTAAGAGTCCTTCAGGGCCTTGCGGGGGCCATCATTGTTCCGGTTACCATTCCGCTGACAACCACAACCTTTCCAAAGGAGATGCACGGCTTGATCATCGGCATATGGGGGGCCGTTTCAGGCGTTGCGGCTGCGAGCGGGCCAGCACTTGGCGGGATTATTACGCAAAATCTGAACTGGCAATGGATCTTTTTTGTCAATGTGCCGCTGGGGGTGCTGAGTGTGGTGCTTACTTGTCTGTTTATACAGGAATCCAGAGATGACACTGCAGGCCGATCCATTGATTATGGCGGAACATTGGGAATAACCGGGGCGATGTTTTTTATTACCTATGCACTGATTAAAGTTCAGGACTATGGCTGGAACTCCCGGATGACGCTGCTACTGCTGGCTGCAGGGGTTCTGTTTCTCGTCTTTTTTTTCCTCACACAGTGGAAAGGGAAGGAGCCGATGCTCCCGTTGTCGCTGCTGAGAATTCCCCCGTTCAACGGTGCAACGTTAACTATGCTTTTTGTTGGTGCGGGGCTGATGAATATCTCTCTGCTGACCTCTTTCTTCCTGACCCGGATGATGGGGATGACCGAACTGCGGGCCGGACTTGTACTTTCCATGATCGCGGTGGGCTCGATCGTCAGCTCAGCCCTTTCCGGGCCATTGTCCAATAAATACGGCAGCCAGCTGTTTGGGGCGGTTGGAATGATTATGATGGCCGGAGCGATGTATTCATTAAGCGGACTGCATGCAGACTCAACGATTCCGGAAGTATTGATCCGTCTGGTTGTGGCCGGTATCGGCACCGGGTTCACCATGGCACCGGTGATGTCTTCAGCCGTACGCAACGTGCCAGAGGAGAAGGTAGGCATCTCATCGGGGATTACGAATATGGCAAAGTCACTGGGGGGTGTGATCGGGGTGGCTATTATCGTTACTGTGCTGCAGCAAAATACCAGCGACGGGCTGCATGCGGCTTCCGTCCGCGCGGTGAAAGCAGTGGAGAAGGATGCTGTGCTCCAGCCCTTTCTCAAAACAGTGATTGCTGATGCGGCGGGTTCATTGGCAAATGTGGAAAGCTCACCGGCTGAAACCTCCGAGAAGGTATTGAAGGAGGCCGAACTTGCTGCTGCCCGGCTTGCCCCTTCGGATCAGCAGGCATTTGCCGCTGACCGGAGCCGGCAAACCCGGGAGATGGAGCTCGTCCTGTCACGTGCAGGAGAAGACATGAAGCATGAAGCTGAACAGGCATACAGCAGAACTTACGTTTTAGCCAGCCTTATTATGCTTCCGGGTGCTGTATTCGCACTGTTCAGCGACAAACGTCGGAAACGGAAGGGGGCCGGGGTTCCTGGGGAACTTACTTTGCCGCAGCAATAG
- a CDS encoding GntR family transcriptional regulator, translated as MFELDVRSRKPIYEQLTGKIKEMIMHGILRADEQLPSVRILSSQLTINPNTIQKAYRELEREGYIYSLQGKGSFVAPLQQGLNESKRAEVRNELLRLMVEAVYLGFTESEIGALYRQVLDQREGEKHD; from the coding sequence ATGTTCGAATTGGATGTCCGCAGCCGCAAGCCGATTTACGAGCAGCTGACCGGCAAGATCAAAGAAATGATTATGCATGGTATTTTGCGGGCAGATGAACAGCTTCCCTCGGTGAGGATCTTATCCTCGCAGCTCACCATAAATCCGAATACGATTCAGAAAGCCTACCGGGAGCTGGAGCGGGAAGGCTACATCTATTCCTTGCAGGGTAAGGGGAGTTTCGTGGCTCCGCTTCAACAGGGTCTGAACGAGAGCAAGAGGGCGGAAGTGCGGAATGAGCTGCTGCGCCTGATGGTCGAAGCCGTCTACCTCGGATTTACCGAAAGCGAGATAGGTGCGCTGTACCGCCAGGTGCTGGATCAGAGAGAGGGGGAGAAACATGATTGA
- a CDS encoding polysaccharide deacetylase: MKKTMLLFMSLFLCFGILQNTAIAAGTNASLRLGVNDTLTEIEAVSVKGNYYVPVRALAQKLKWNISMLQDGVQIAGGGKSLLLLKNDGGAKLQNDTIVPISTFVQNGSLMVPLRISTYLGYMITFEPDKYLLRVRDTSAALDDAAFVSQFKSELKPIVSAKPAPETTPVKQGRIVYLTFDDGPSATTSQLLDILGKNEVKATFFMLGPNMNRYPSAVKRIEEESHGLALHGMTHRKEKFYASPGAALAEMSADNAVLKKITGSSTTLIRPPYGSKPYFTKSFRDRVLSQGFHLWDWNVDSNDWKYKENSARIYNTVMEQVHKLQKSNSNPVILMHDQKATLKVLPDVLKTLKKEGYTFEIITKDMEPLNFWKDKR; the protein is encoded by the coding sequence ATGAAAAAAACAATGCTGTTATTCATGTCTTTATTCTTATGTTTCGGTATTCTACAGAACACGGCAATCGCAGCCGGAACGAATGCCTCATTACGTCTTGGTGTGAACGACACACTGACAGAAATAGAAGCTGTTTCTGTAAAAGGTAACTATTATGTTCCAGTACGCGCTTTGGCGCAGAAGCTGAAGTGGAACATTTCCATGCTTCAGGACGGGGTTCAGATCGCCGGAGGCGGTAAATCCCTTTTACTGCTCAAAAATGACGGAGGCGCCAAACTCCAGAATGATACCATTGTTCCAATAAGTACCTTTGTGCAGAATGGATCGCTGATGGTTCCACTGCGGATAAGTACTTATCTTGGGTATATGATAACCTTTGAGCCGGATAAATATTTACTAAGAGTGCGGGATACATCGGCGGCTTTGGATGATGCGGCGTTCGTAAGCCAATTCAAGAGCGAATTAAAGCCGATTGTCAGCGCAAAGCCGGCTCCGGAGACAACCCCGGTCAAGCAAGGGAGGATAGTGTATCTTACCTTTGACGACGGACCGTCGGCAACGACTTCGCAACTGCTGGATATTCTGGGCAAAAATGAGGTAAAGGCGACCTTTTTTATGCTTGGACCCAATATGAACCGGTATCCGTCGGCAGTGAAACGAATTGAAGAGGAAAGCCACGGACTCGCACTCCACGGCATGACTCACCGCAAAGAGAAGTTTTATGCTTCTCCGGGTGCAGCACTTGCCGAAATGTCAGCTGATAATGCAGTACTGAAGAAGATCACCGGCTCCAGCACAACACTGATCCGTCCGCCGTACGGAAGTAAACCGTATTTCACCAAATCCTTCAGGGACAGAGTGCTGAGCCAGGGTTTCCATCTGTGGGATTGGAATGTGGACTCAAACGACTGGAAATACAAGGAGAACAGCGCCAGGATCTATAATACGGTTATGGAACAGGTCCATAAACTGCAAAAGTCCAACAGCAATCCTGTTATCCTGATGCATGACCAGAAAGCTACACTGAAAGTGCTGCCGGACGTACTCAAAACACTGAAGAAGGAAGGCTATACCTTTGAGATTATTACGAAGGATATGGAGCCGCTGAATTTCTGGAAGGATAAGCGCTGA
- the qoxA gene encoding cytochrome aa3 quinol oxidase subunit II encodes MKKKGPLYALFLSLILLLPGCSSLTVLNPKGPAARTLSDTIILSILVMIGVLAVVYILYIFVLVKYRAKKSNEGYIPEHEEGNKVLEAIWIIIPIIIVTFLSVVTVKSTHAVENVAKEYKDQKPLVIYASSSNWKWHFSYPEEGIETVNYVNFPIHRAVEFRLYSFGTITSFWIPQLAGQKYAMSDMLTKLNLSADTAGSFIGKNSNFSGKGFAHMEFEALVMSDKEYAEWVKEVKDTAPKLTEDEFKGLLAAEHLGRKTYSSTHLEFSPPPGDHSEHMSGDGTEMDIDNGNMDHQDNKDIHPSPEPSSQTEFDSEPNPEVNEPLPSSPVEEHTHEGH; translated from the coding sequence ATGAAAAAAAAGGGTCCGTTATACGCTTTGTTCCTCAGCCTAATCCTTCTTCTGCCGGGATGCAGTTCGCTCACCGTTCTGAATCCGAAGGGTCCGGCCGCACGCACTTTATCTGACACCATCATCCTGTCCATTCTGGTGATGATCGGGGTCCTGGCAGTTGTCTACATCTTATATATATTCGTACTGGTGAAATACCGGGCGAAGAAAAGCAACGAAGGTTACATTCCAGAACATGAGGAGGGCAACAAGGTTCTCGAAGCCATCTGGATTATTATCCCGATTATCATCGTAACCTTTTTGTCAGTAGTGACTGTAAAATCAACCCATGCGGTTGAGAATGTCGCGAAGGAATACAAGGACCAGAAGCCTTTGGTTATTTACGCCTCTTCTTCCAACTGGAAATGGCATTTCAGCTATCCTGAGGAGGGAATTGAAACCGTAAACTACGTCAATTTCCCGATTCACCGTGCGGTAGAGTTCAGACTGTACTCTTTCGGCACCATCACCAGCTTCTGGATTCCACAGCTTGCCGGACAGAAGTATGCGATGAGCGACATGCTTACAAAACTTAATCTCTCCGCCGACACCGCAGGTTCATTTATCGGCAAGAACTCGAACTTCAGCGGTAAAGGCTTCGCCCACATGGAATTCGAGGCGCTTGTGATGAGCGACAAGGAATATGCCGAATGGGTCAAAGAGGTTAAGGATACCGCGCCTAAGCTTACGGAGGATGAATTCAAAGGCCTGCTGGCTGCCGAACATCTTGGACGCAAAACCTATTCCTCCACCCATTTGGAGTTCAGCCCGCCGCCGGGAGACCATAGCGAGCATATGAGCGGCGATGGTACGGAAATGGATATAGATAACGGAAATATGGATCATCAGGATAACAAGGACATCCACCCTTCTCCTGAACCATCCAGCCAGACCGAATTTGACAGCGAGCCCAACCCTGAGGTGAATGAGCCGCTTCCAAGCTCACCTGTAGAAGAACACACACACGAGGGCCACTAA
- the qoxB gene encoding cytochrome aa3 quinol oxidase subunit I: protein MDLDKFKVHGEPLIYGAMISIALATIGILVGLTYFKKWGYLWREWLTTVDHKKIGVMYILAALLMLFRGGVDAMMMRLQTAAPEMKFLDAQHYNEVFTTHGLIMILFMAMPFIIGLMNVIIPLQIGARDVAFPRLNAVSFWLFFMGAMLLNISFVIGGSPDAGWSAYFPLASLEFSPTVGNNYYSLALQISGIGTLITGVNFIVTILKMRAPGMTLMKMPMFTWSVLITNIIIVFAFPVLTVALALMMFDRLFGSQFFTMANGGMDMLWANLFWVWGHPEVYIVILPAFGIYSEIIATFSKKNLYGYTSMVVSMLLISLLSFLVWAHHFYTMGQGVMVNSFFSITTMAIAVPTGVKIFNWLFTLRKGRITFTTPMLYTLAFIPIFTIGGVTGVMLAMASADYQYHNTMFLVAHFHYVLIPGAVFAVIAGFHYWFPKVFGFRLNERLGKHAFWWIIISFNVTFFPLFFLGLMGMTRRMYTYSEETGFGPLNMLSFAGAVGLAIGFVILVYNIYWSTRYMPRDTTSDPWDGRTLEWATPSPIPAYNFAIVPKVQTRDAFWSAKQDNIPLFEDKITKIHLPNNTGKPFILGVIFFFLGFFLVFSMWIPAIVAGIGIIIMLAAMSFDRDHGFYVSAEEVIATEKKLRGETV from the coding sequence ATGGATTTAGACAAATTTAAGGTTCACGGCGAACCCCTGATATACGGAGCAATGATCAGTATCGCTCTTGCGACCATCGGGATTCTCGTTGGGCTTACCTATTTCAAGAAATGGGGATACCTCTGGCGCGAATGGCTTACAACTGTAGACCATAAGAAGATCGGGGTTATGTATATCCTGGCCGCACTGCTTATGCTGTTCCGCGGCGGTGTTGACGCCATGATGATGCGTCTGCAAACGGCAGCGCCGGAAATGAAATTCCTCGATGCCCAGCATTATAACGAGGTCTTTACCACCCATGGTCTGATCATGATTCTGTTCATGGCCATGCCGTTTATCATCGGTTTAATGAACGTGATTATCCCACTGCAGATCGGCGCACGAGATGTGGCCTTTCCGCGGCTGAACGCGGTCAGCTTCTGGCTCTTCTTCATGGGAGCTATGCTGCTTAACATTTCGTTCGTAATCGGCGGCTCGCCGGATGCCGGATGGTCGGCTTACTTCCCGCTAGCGAGTCTGGAATTCAGCCCTACGGTCGGTAATAACTATTACTCCCTGGCGCTGCAGATTTCCGGTATCGGGACACTGATCACAGGCGTTAACTTCATCGTGACGATTCTTAAAATGCGTGCACCAGGCATGACGCTGATGAAGATGCCAATGTTCACCTGGTCCGTACTGATTACGAACATTATTATCGTATTTGCCTTCCCTGTGCTGACTGTGGCACTTGCCCTGATGATGTTCGACCGGCTGTTTGGCTCTCAATTCTTCACGATGGCTAACGGCGGGATGGATATGCTCTGGGCCAACCTGTTCTGGGTGTGGGGACATCCGGAGGTATATATCGTTATTTTGCCGGCATTCGGTATTTACAGCGAAATTATCGCCACCTTCTCCAAAAAGAATCTGTACGGCTACACTTCCATGGTCGTCAGTATGCTGCTTATCTCCCTGCTGTCCTTCCTGGTATGGGCTCACCATTTCTATACCATGGGCCAAGGGGTTATGGTCAACAGCTTCTTCTCCATAACAACTATGGCGATAGCTGTGCCTACCGGGGTTAAGATATTCAACTGGCTGTTCACCCTCCGAAAAGGGCGAATAACCTTTACGACCCCGATGCTGTACACATTGGCTTTTATCCCGATCTTCACCATCGGCGGGGTTACCGGCGTTATGCTGGCGATGGCCAGTGCCGATTACCAGTATCATAATACGATGTTCCTGGTTGCGCATTTCCACTACGTGCTGATTCCGGGCGCCGTGTTCGCCGTTATCGCCGGGTTCCATTACTGGTTCCCTAAAGTATTCGGCTTCCGCCTGAATGAACGTCTGGGCAAGCATGCCTTCTGGTGGATTATAATATCCTTCAATGTCACCTTCTTCCCACTGTTCTTCCTGGGACTTATGGGTATGACCCGTCGGATGTATACCTACTCAGAAGAGACCGGCTTTGGTCCGCTGAATATGCTCTCCTTCGCCGGTGCTGTCGGCCTGGCGATCGGATTTGTTATTCTGGTCTACAACATCTACTGGAGCACACGCTACATGCCAAGAGACACAACAAGCGATCCATGGGATGGCCGTACACTGGAATGGGCTACACCAAGTCCGATTCCTGCTTATAACTTTGCAATTGTGCCAAAAGTTCAGACGCGTGATGCCTTCTGGTCCGCGAAGCAGGATAATATTCCGCTCTTTGAAGATAAAATTACTAAAATCCATTTACCAAACAATACCGGGAAGCCATTTATCCTGGGTGTCATCTTCTTCTTCCTGGGCTTCTTCCTAGTATTCAGCATGTGGATTCCTGCCATCGTGGCCGGAATAGGCATCATCATCATGCTGGCTGCCATGTCCTTTGACCGGGATCACGGCTTCTACGTTTCAGCTGAAGAAGTTATTGCTACTGAAAAGAAACTGCGGGGTGAGACTGTATGA
- a CDS encoding TetR/AcrR family transcriptional regulator produces MSEMEDKTRTPRQDRSIKTKEAIVQAAMRLFSEKGYHQTNTKQIAAAAGVSTGSFYSYFIDKRAVFIDVLKNYSEALLARIEAYMSEINIQSPDKYALLSHLVDSLILSHEVYTGFHKELSIMYLSDGGIKELMDAQYEVGRVLTLQYLQMGKDELKITDLEAAAFLVFESISAIVDVIAFSSHRIGTDRIKSELVSMLVGYLYI; encoded by the coding sequence ATGAGTGAAATGGAAGACAAGACAAGAACACCGCGGCAGGACCGCAGCATCAAGACCAAGGAAGCCATCGTTCAAGCCGCCATGAGGCTTTTCTCGGAGAAGGGCTACCATCAGACCAATACGAAGCAGATTGCTGCAGCAGCGGGTGTATCCACCGGCAGCTTCTATTCCTATTTCATAGATAAACGGGCTGTATTTATCGATGTGCTTAAGAATTACAGTGAAGCGCTGCTGGCAAGGATAGAAGCCTACATGTCCGAGATTAACATTCAGAGCCCTGACAAGTATGCACTGCTGAGCCATCTGGTAGACAGCCTCATCCTCTCGCACGAGGTCTATACCGGATTCCACAAGGAACTGTCTATTATGTATCTCAGCGACGGGGGTATCAAAGAGCTGATGGACGCACAGTATGAAGTCGGACGTGTCCTAACGCTCCAGTATCTGCAAATGGGTAAGGATGAGCTTAAGATCACAGATTTGGAAGCCGCTGCCTTCCTTGTATTCGAATCCATCAGTGCCATAGTGGATGTCATCGCCTTTTCCTCCCATCGTATTGGAACGGACAGAATAAAGTCCGAGCTTGTCAGTATGCTCGTAGGGTATTTGTACATATGA
- the qoxC gene encoding cytochrome aa3 quinol oxidase subunit III: MKIDASKPLEYSTEENSNKIFGFWVFLGAEIPLFATLFTVYLVMVDRFASGPSGSELFEIGPVLIETFLLLSSSFTIGLAIHAMRLGYKKAMMVFMAITLLMGLGFIGIEIDEFFTYVHEGATLQTSGFLSSLFVLLGTHGAHVSFGFLWGAAIMIQIWRQGINPATANKAFIFSLFWHFLDVVWIFIFSFVYLKGLM; the protein is encoded by the coding sequence ATGAAAATAGATGCGTCCAAGCCGCTGGAATATTCAACAGAGGAGAACAGCAACAAGATTTTCGGTTTCTGGGTATTTCTCGGAGCTGAGATTCCGCTCTTCGCCACTTTATTCACCGTTTATTTAGTAATGGTCGACCGTTTCGCCAGCGGACCAAGCGGAAGCGAGCTGTTTGAAATCGGCCCGGTGCTGATTGAAACCTTCCTGCTCCTGTCGAGTTCGTTCACGATCGGGCTTGCGATCCATGCTATGCGTCTCGGCTACAAGAAGGCCATGATGGTCTTTATGGCAATCACACTGCTGATGGGCCTCGGCTTTATCGGCATAGAAATTGATGAATTCTTCACCTATGTTCATGAAGGGGCTACACTGCAAACCAGTGGATTCCTATCCAGTCTCTTCGTATTGCTCGGCACGCACGGTGCCCACGTCAGCTTCGGCTTCCTGTGGGGCGCAGCGATTATGATCCAGATCTGGCGTCAGGGCATTAATCCGGCTACCGCCAATAAAGCCTTTATCTTCTCGCTGTTCTGGCATTTCCTGGACGTTGTCTGGATCTTTATCTTCAGCTTCGTCTACCTGAAAGGACTGATGTGA